One genomic segment of Streptomyces sp. NBC_00239 includes these proteins:
- a CDS encoding UvrD-helicase domain-containing protein: protein MPPHITDPEQLKELLGIPFTPEQTACITAPPAPQVIVAGAGSGKTTVMAARVVWLVGTGQVAPEQVLGLTFTNKAAAELAERVRGALVRAGVTDPDPAPATSPAGTDEPAGEPRIGTYHAFAGQLLADHGLRIGLEPSSRLLADATRFQLAARVLREAPGPYPALTRSLADLVSDVLALDAELSEHLVDPDALRAHDTALLDSLATAKLTNDELRKIPEAARARLELLDLTTRYRAAKRSRDLLDFSDQIALSARLATTRPEVGTLLRDEFRIVLLDEYQDTSVAQRLLLSGLFGAGTGHAVTAVGDPCQAIYGWRGASVANLDDFPRHFPYADGRPATRHSLSENRRSGGRLLDLANGLATPLRALHEGVEALRPAPGAEHDGRTRCALLPTHADELDWLADSLAHLVRTGTAPGEIAVLCRSAVDFAAIQGALVAREVPVEVVGLSGLLHLPEVADLVSVCEVLQDPGANAALVRILIGPRWRIGARDLALLGRRARLLVARERADDGEDPHARLAAAVEGVDPAEVISLADALDTFLDDGAADDRLPFSADARVRFARLAAELRDLRRSLADPLMDVLHRVLAATGLDVELSASPHALAARRRETLSNFLDVAAGFAAVDGEASLLAFLSFLRTADRYEKGLDNSLPGGENTVKVLTAHKSKGLEWDVVAVPGLVTGAFPSDRPRESWTAQPQVLPYALRGDADTLPDLRDWTAAALKAFKAEQKDHQATEELRLGYVTFTRPRSLLLASGHWWGPSQKRRRGPSPFLQALYEHCAAGHGEIEAWADEPEPDAENPALATAGTPDRAWPLPLDPASFRRRRQAADTVLNLLDALPTGPGPGTRPGPGTLHGTPHAPDRQRPVTPPAPRAADAAHPGPPGTEPPPPAPDEAYLWPPDCEEPSPAEDGFPSEDPFTDPAGHDHPAGDAYDDVPADDPWADDPWADEPAPVRPAAGHRPAGGSAAPEDDPWADDPAAPRHPEDDPYPPTGDPHGPAGDPDRHEPAAGRPVRPARPAGHRLTPEEARLAASWDRDLDALAGELRRARAAVRDVPLPASLSASALLRLAADEQAFVRELARPMPKPPQPAARRGTRFHAWVETRFDELELPFTDPDDLPGADADDPAEIADERDLALLKAAFERSPYADRTPYRMEVPVQLTLAGRVIRGRIDAVYRDPAADGDPAGDTYEIVDWKTGHGTEADPLQLAVYRLAWAEALHIDPDRVTTAFLHVRSGRVIRPRRLPDRAALERILQGKTDTDRHPRDGG from the coding sequence GTGCCCCCCCACATCACCGACCCCGAGCAGCTCAAAGAGCTCCTCGGCATCCCATTCACCCCGGAGCAGACGGCCTGCATCACCGCGCCGCCCGCCCCGCAGGTCATCGTGGCCGGAGCCGGATCCGGCAAGACCACCGTGATGGCCGCCCGCGTGGTGTGGCTGGTCGGCACCGGACAGGTCGCCCCCGAGCAGGTCCTCGGCCTCACCTTCACCAACAAGGCCGCCGCCGAACTCGCCGAACGCGTCCGCGGCGCCCTGGTCCGCGCCGGCGTCACCGACCCCGACCCGGCCCCCGCCACCAGCCCCGCCGGCACCGACGAGCCGGCCGGCGAACCCCGCATCGGCACCTACCACGCCTTCGCCGGGCAGCTCCTCGCCGACCACGGCCTGCGCATCGGCCTGGAGCCCAGCTCCCGGCTGCTCGCCGACGCCACCCGCTTCCAGCTCGCCGCCCGCGTCCTGCGCGAAGCCCCCGGCCCGTACCCGGCCCTCACCCGCTCCCTGGCCGACCTCGTGAGCGACGTCCTCGCGCTCGACGCGGAACTCTCCGAGCACCTCGTCGACCCCGACGCGCTCCGCGCCCACGACACCGCGCTCCTCGACTCCCTCGCCACCGCGAAACTGACCAACGACGAGCTCCGCAAGATCCCCGAGGCCGCCCGCGCCCGCCTCGAACTCCTCGACCTCACCACCCGCTACCGGGCCGCCAAACGCTCCCGCGACCTCCTCGACTTCAGCGACCAGATAGCCCTGTCCGCCCGGCTGGCCACCACCCGCCCCGAAGTCGGCACCCTGCTGCGCGACGAGTTCCGGATCGTCCTCCTCGACGAGTACCAGGACACCTCCGTCGCCCAGCGGCTCCTGCTGTCCGGGCTCTTCGGCGCCGGCACCGGCCACGCCGTCACCGCCGTCGGCGACCCCTGCCAGGCCATCTACGGCTGGCGCGGCGCGTCCGTCGCCAACCTCGACGACTTCCCCCGGCACTTCCCGTACGCCGACGGCCGCCCCGCCACCCGCCACTCCCTCAGCGAGAACCGCCGCAGCGGCGGCCGCCTCCTCGACCTCGCCAACGGCCTCGCCACCCCGCTGCGCGCCCTGCACGAAGGCGTCGAAGCGCTGCGCCCCGCGCCCGGTGCCGAACACGACGGCCGGACCCGTTGCGCCCTGCTGCCCACCCACGCCGACGAACTCGACTGGCTCGCCGACTCCCTCGCCCACCTCGTCCGCACCGGCACCGCGCCCGGCGAGATCGCCGTCCTGTGCCGTTCGGCCGTCGACTTCGCCGCCATCCAGGGCGCCCTCGTCGCCCGCGAGGTCCCCGTCGAGGTCGTCGGCCTGTCCGGGCTCCTCCACCTCCCCGAGGTCGCCGACCTCGTCTCGGTCTGCGAAGTCCTCCAGGACCCCGGCGCCAACGCCGCCCTGGTCCGGATCCTCATCGGTCCCCGCTGGCGGATCGGCGCCCGCGACCTCGCCCTCCTCGGCCGCCGCGCCCGCCTCCTCGTCGCCCGCGAGCGCGCCGACGACGGCGAGGACCCGCACGCCCGGCTCGCCGCCGCCGTCGAAGGCGTCGACCCCGCCGAGGTGATCTCGCTCGCCGACGCCCTCGACACCTTCCTCGACGACGGCGCCGCCGACGACCGGCTGCCCTTCTCCGCCGACGCCCGGGTCCGCTTCGCCCGCCTCGCCGCGGAACTGCGCGACCTGCGCCGCTCGCTCGCCGACCCGCTCATGGACGTCCTGCACCGGGTGCTGGCCGCCACCGGCCTCGACGTGGAACTCTCCGCCTCCCCGCACGCGCTGGCCGCCCGCCGCCGCGAGACCCTCTCCAACTTCCTCGACGTCGCCGCGGGCTTCGCCGCCGTCGACGGCGAGGCCTCGCTCCTCGCGTTCCTGTCCTTCCTGCGGACCGCGGACCGGTACGAGAAGGGCCTCGACAACTCCCTGCCCGGCGGCGAGAACACCGTCAAGGTCCTCACCGCCCACAAGTCCAAGGGCCTCGAATGGGACGTCGTCGCCGTCCCCGGCCTGGTCACCGGCGCCTTCCCCAGCGACCGGCCCCGCGAGTCCTGGACCGCCCAGCCGCAGGTCCTCCCGTACGCGCTGCGCGGCGACGCCGACACGCTGCCCGACCTGCGGGACTGGACCGCCGCCGCCCTCAAGGCCTTCAAGGCCGAGCAGAAGGACCACCAGGCCACCGAAGAACTCCGCCTCGGCTACGTCACCTTCACCCGGCCCCGCTCCCTGCTGCTGGCCTCCGGCCACTGGTGGGGCCCCAGCCAGAAGAGGCGCCGCGGCCCGTCCCCCTTCCTCCAGGCCCTGTACGAGCACTGCGCCGCCGGCCACGGCGAGATCGAGGCGTGGGCCGACGAGCCGGAACCGGACGCCGAGAACCCGGCCCTCGCCACCGCCGGCACCCCCGACCGCGCCTGGCCGCTCCCCCTGGACCCGGCCTCCTTCCGCCGCCGCCGCCAGGCTGCCGACACCGTCCTGAACCTCCTGGACGCCCTCCCCACGGGCCCCGGCCCCGGCACCCGCCCCGGCCCCGGCACCCTCCACGGCACGCCGCACGCGCCGGACCGGCAGCGCCCCGTCACCCCGCCCGCCCCCCGGGCCGCCGACGCGGCGCATCCCGGCCCCCCCGGCACCGAGCCGCCCCCGCCCGCCCCCGACGAGGCCTACCTCTGGCCCCCCGACTGCGAGGAACCGTCCCCGGCGGAAGACGGCTTCCCGTCCGAAGACCCGTTCACCGACCCCGCCGGCCACGACCACCCGGCCGGGGACGCGTACGACGACGTCCCCGCGGACGACCCGTGGGCCGACGACCCGTGGGCGGACGAGCCGGCCCCGGTCCGCCCGGCCGCGGGCCACCGCCCGGCGGGCGGTTCCGCCGCGCCGGAGGACGACCCGTGGGCGGACGACCCGGCCGCGCCCCGGCACCCCGAGGACGACCCGTACCCCCCGACGGGCGACCCGCACGGCCCCGCGGGCGACCCGGACCGCCACGAGCCCGCCGCGGGGCGGCCCGTACGACCCGCCCGCCCCGCAGGGCACCGCCTCACGCCGGAAGAGGCGCGGCTGGCCGCGTCCTGGGACCGGGACCTCGACGCGCTCGCCGGGGAACTGCGCCGCGCCCGGGCCGCCGTACGCGACGTACCGCTGCCCGCCTCGCTCTCCGCGAGCGCGCTGCTGCGCCTGGCCGCCGACGAACAGGCCTTCGTGCGCGAGCTCGCCCGCCCCATGCCCAAGCCCCCGCAGCCCGCGGCCCGCCGCGGCACCCGCTTCCACGCCTGGGTGGAAACCCGCTTCGACGAGCTGGAACTCCCCTTCACCGACCCCGACGACCTCCCCGGGGCCGACGCCGACGACCCCGCCGAGATCGCCGACGAACGCGACCTCGCCCTCCTCAAGGCCGCCTTCGAGCGCAGCCCGTACGCCGACCGCACCCCGTACCGGATGGAGGTCCCCGTCCAGCTCACCCTCGCCGGCCGGGTGATCCGCGGCCGCATCGACGCCGTCTACCGCGACCCGGCAGCCGACGGCGACCCCGCGGGCGACACGTACGAGATCGTCGACTGGAAGACCGGCCACGGCACCGAAGCCGACCCGCTCCAGCTCGCCGTCTACCGCCTCGCCTGGGCCGAAGCCCTCCACATCGACCCCGACCGGGTCACCACCGCCTTCCTGCACGTCCGCAGCGGCCGCGTGATCCGCCCCCGCAGGCTCCCCGACCGGGCCGCTCTTGAGCGGATCCTCCAAGGCAAAACGGACACGGATCGGCACCCTCGGGACGGCGGATAG